The following proteins come from a genomic window of Pyxidicoccus sp. MSG2:
- the rpoC gene encoding DNA-directed RNA polymerase subunit beta', whose amino-acid sequence MKDIFNFFEKPKDPLSFNAIRIALASPDKIRQWSHGEVKKPETINYRTFKPERDGLFCARIFGPVKDYECNCGKYKRMKHRGVVCEKCGVEVIQSKVRRERLGHITLATPVAHIWFLKSLPSRIGNLLDITLKELEKVLYCESYIVLDPKATPLQKGELISEEKMHRLFQEHGEDSFTTGMGGEAVREMLKSLDVEKLSEELRKDMRETSSEAKRKKYAKRLKVAEAFRVSGNKPEWMMLDVIPVIPPDLRPLVPLDGGRFATSDLNDLYRRVINRNNRLKRLQELNAPDIIIRNEKRMLQEAVDALFDNGRRGKTITGPNKRPLKSLSDMLKGKQGRFRQNLLGKRVDYSGRSVIVVGPELRLHQCGLPKIMALELFKPFIYNKLEEKGYVTTIKSAKKMVEKERPEVWDILEDVIREHPVLLNRAPTLHRLGMQAFEPVLIEGKAIQLHPLVCAAFNADFDGDQMAVHVPLSIEAQMEARVLMMSTNNILSPANGKPIIVPTQDMVLGIYYMTRAREFANGEGRIFSSPDEVRAAYDHGEVHLQAKVVCRIDGKRKETTVGRVLLWEVVPRRVGFDAINKVLDKKSLGGLIDLCYRLTGEKETVLLADRIRSLGYYNATRAGISIALKDMIIPAKKQEFLDYARNEVSEIENQYLEGLITDGERYNKVIDIWAEVTEKVAQEMMQQISGEETTGERDGKKETRKQPSFNPIYIMADSGARGSAQQIRQLAGMRGLMAKPSGEIIETPITANFREGLSVLQYFISTHGARKGLADTALKTANSGYLTRRLVDVAQDAIINEYDCGTMDGLFIGALVEGGEIIEPLGERILGRVALDDILDPVTGEVLVRANEEIDEERVRRIENSGLDKVKIRSVLTCQAKRGICVECYGRDLARGRKVSVGEAVGVIAAQSIGEPGTQLTMRTFHIGGAATRRAEQSSLENRYAGTVKFAALSTVQKTDGTLVAMNRNGELVVVDDSGRERERYQVIYGARILVKETQRIEAGTLLAEWDPFAIPLLTEVGGVVRYEDIIEGVTMSETLDEVTGLSRKTIIESKDPEARPRVTIRDANGNVKDLPSSRNPASYFLPQGSIITVNDGDEIHPGEVIAKVPRETTKTKDITGGLPRVAELFEARKPKDAAAIAEIDGVVSFGKDTKGKRKLIITPEVNGEQRTDLAKEYLISKGKNISVHSGDRVKAGEAMMDGAANPHDILKVLGEKELARYLVDEVQEVYRLQGVKINDKHIETIVRQMLRRVRVTDVGDTNFLVDEQVEKWVFEEENEKVMAESKRPAVGEPLLLGITKASLSTESFISASSFQETTKVLTEAAINGKVDYLRGLKENVIMGRLIPAGTGLPNYKHLDIEVESPTDEVNEMEAALAATHGDGPLTPPPSRPEGTQTTGAA is encoded by the coding sequence GTGAAGGACATTTTCAACTTCTTCGAGAAGCCCAAGGACCCGCTGTCGTTCAACGCCATCCGCATCGCGCTGGCGTCGCCCGACAAGATCCGCCAGTGGTCCCATGGCGAGGTGAAGAAGCCCGAGACGATCAACTACCGCACGTTCAAGCCCGAGCGTGACGGCCTCTTCTGCGCCCGCATCTTCGGGCCGGTGAAGGACTACGAGTGCAACTGCGGCAAGTACAAGCGCATGAAGCACCGTGGCGTGGTGTGCGAGAAGTGCGGCGTGGAGGTCATCCAGTCCAAGGTGCGCCGTGAGCGCCTGGGCCACATCACCCTGGCCACGCCCGTGGCCCACATCTGGTTCCTCAAGTCGCTGCCGAGCCGCATCGGCAACCTGCTCGACATCACCCTGAAGGAGCTGGAGAAGGTCCTCTACTGCGAGAGCTACATCGTCCTCGACCCGAAGGCGACGCCCCTGCAGAAGGGCGAGCTCATCAGCGAGGAGAAGATGCACCGGCTCTTCCAGGAGCACGGTGAGGACTCCTTCACCACGGGCATGGGCGGCGAGGCCGTCCGCGAGATGCTCAAGTCGCTGGACGTGGAGAAGCTCTCCGAGGAGCTCCGCAAGGACATGCGGGAGACCTCCAGCGAGGCGAAGCGGAAGAAGTACGCCAAGCGCCTGAAGGTGGCCGAGGCGTTCCGCGTCTCCGGCAACAAGCCCGAGTGGATGATGCTGGACGTGATTCCGGTGATTCCGCCGGACCTGCGCCCGCTCGTTCCCCTCGACGGTGGCCGCTTCGCGACCTCCGACCTGAACGACCTGTACCGCCGCGTCATCAACCGCAACAACCGCCTCAAGCGCCTCCAGGAGCTCAACGCTCCGGACATCATCATCCGCAACGAGAAGCGGATGCTGCAGGAGGCCGTGGACGCGCTGTTCGACAACGGCCGCCGCGGCAAGACGATCACCGGCCCCAACAAGCGGCCGCTGAAGTCGCTGTCGGACATGCTCAAGGGCAAGCAGGGCCGGTTCCGCCAGAACCTGCTCGGCAAGCGCGTGGACTACTCGGGCCGCTCCGTCATCGTGGTGGGCCCCGAGCTGCGCCTGCACCAGTGCGGCCTGCCGAAGATCATGGCCCTCGAGCTGTTCAAGCCGTTCATCTACAACAAGCTCGAAGAGAAGGGCTACGTCACCACCATCAAGTCCGCGAAGAAGATGGTGGAGAAGGAGCGTCCCGAGGTCTGGGACATCCTCGAGGACGTCATCCGCGAGCACCCGGTGCTCCTCAACCGCGCGCCCACGCTGCACCGCCTGGGCATGCAGGCCTTCGAGCCCGTCCTGATCGAGGGCAAGGCCATCCAGCTGCACCCGCTGGTGTGCGCCGCCTTCAACGCCGACTTCGACGGCGACCAGATGGCCGTGCACGTGCCGCTCTCCATCGAGGCTCAGATGGAGGCCCGCGTGCTGATGATGTCCACCAACAACATCCTCAGCCCCGCGAACGGCAAGCCCATCATCGTCCCGACGCAGGACATGGTGCTCGGCATCTACTACATGACCCGCGCCCGTGAGTTCGCCAACGGCGAGGGCCGCATCTTCTCGTCCCCGGACGAGGTGCGGGCCGCGTACGACCACGGCGAGGTGCACCTCCAGGCCAAGGTCGTCTGCCGCATCGACGGCAAGCGCAAGGAGACCACCGTCGGCCGCGTCCTCCTGTGGGAAGTGGTGCCGCGCCGCGTGGGCTTCGACGCCATTAACAAGGTGCTCGACAAGAAGTCGCTCGGCGGCCTCATCGACCTCTGCTACCGCCTCACCGGCGAGAAGGAGACGGTGCTGCTGGCCGACCGCATCCGCAGCCTCGGCTACTACAACGCCACCCGCGCCGGCATCTCCATCGCGCTCAAGGACATGATCATCCCTGCGAAGAAGCAGGAGTTCCTGGACTACGCGCGCAATGAAGTGTCGGAGATCGAGAACCAGTACCTCGAGGGCCTCATCACCGACGGTGAGCGCTACAACAAGGTCATCGATATCTGGGCCGAGGTGACGGAGAAGGTCGCCCAGGAGATGATGCAGCAGATCTCCGGCGAGGAGACGACGGGCGAGCGCGACGGCAAGAAGGAGACGCGCAAGCAGCCGTCCTTCAACCCCATCTACATCATGGCCGACTCGGGCGCGCGTGGTAGCGCCCAGCAGATCCGCCAGCTGGCGGGTATGCGCGGCCTGATGGCGAAGCCGTCCGGCGAAATCATCGAGACGCCCATCACGGCCAACTTCCGTGAAGGCCTCTCCGTGCTCCAGTACTTCATCTCCACGCACGGCGCCCGCAAGGGCCTGGCGGACACGGCGCTCAAGACGGCCAACTCCGGCTACCTCACCCGCCGTCTCGTCGACGTGGCGCAGGACGCCATCATCAACGAGTACGACTGCGGCACCATGGACGGCCTGTTCATCGGCGCCCTGGTGGAGGGCGGCGAGATCATCGAGCCGCTCGGCGAGCGCATCCTGGGCCGCGTGGCCCTGGACGACATCCTCGACCCCGTGACGGGCGAGGTGCTGGTGCGCGCCAACGAGGAGATCGACGAGGAGCGCGTCCGCCGCATCGAGAACAGCGGTCTGGACAAGGTGAAGATCCGCTCGGTGCTCACGTGCCAGGCCAAGCGCGGCATCTGCGTGGAGTGCTACGGCCGTGACCTGGCCCGCGGCCGCAAGGTGTCCGTGGGTGAGGCGGTCGGCGTCATCGCGGCGCAGTCCATCGGTGAGCCGGGTACCCAGCTCACGATGCGCACCTTCCACATCGGTGGTGCGGCGACGCGGCGCGCGGAGCAGTCCAGCCTGGAGAACCGCTACGCGGGTACCGTGAAGTTCGCGGCCCTCAGCACCGTGCAGAAGACGGACGGCACGCTGGTGGCCATGAACCGCAACGGCGAGCTCGTCGTGGTGGACGACTCGGGCCGCGAGCGCGAGCGCTACCAGGTCATCTACGGCGCCCGCATCCTCGTGAAGGAGACCCAGCGCATCGAGGCGGGCACGCTCCTGGCCGAGTGGGACCCGTTCGCCATCCCGCTGCTCACCGAGGTCGGTGGTGTCGTCCGGTACGAGGACATCATCGAAGGCGTGACGATGTCCGAGACGCTCGACGAGGTCACCGGCCTGTCCCGGAAGACCATCATCGAGTCCAAGGACCCGGAGGCGCGCCCGCGCGTCACCATCCGCGACGCCAACGGCAACGTGAAGGACCTGCCCAGCTCCCGCAACCCGGCGAGCTACTTCCTGCCGCAGGGCTCCATCATCACCGTCAACGACGGCGATGAAATCCACCCGGGCGAAGTCATCGCCAAGGTGCCGCGCGAGACGACGAAGACCAAGGACATCACGGGCGGTCTGCCCCGCGTGGCCGAGCTCTTCGAGGCGCGCAAGCCGAAGGACGCGGCGGCGATTGCCGAAATCGACGGCGTGGTGTCGTTCGGCAAGGACACCAAGGGCAAGCGCAAGCTCATCATCACCCCCGAGGTGAATGGCGAGCAGCGCACCGACCTGGCCAAGGAGTACCTCATCTCCAAGGGCAAGAACATCAGCGTCCACTCCGGCGACCGCGTGAAGGCCGGCGAGGCGATGATGGACGGCGCGGCCAACCCGCACGACATCCTCAAGGTGCTCGGCGAGAAGGAGCTGGCGCGCTACCTGGTGGACGAAGTGCAGGAGGTCTACCGACTCCAGGGCGTGAAGATCAACGACAAGCACATCGAGACGATCGTCCGGCAGATGCTGCGCCGCGTGCGCGTCACCGACGTGGGCGACACCAACTTCCTCGTCGACGAGCAGGTCGAGAAGTGGGTGTTCGAGGAGGAGAACGAGAAGGTCATGGCCGAGAGCAAGCGCCCGGCCGTCGGTGAGCCGCTGCTGCTCGGCATCACCAAGGCCTCGCTCTCCACCGAGTCGTTCATCTCGGCGTCCTCCTTCCAGGAGACCACCAAGGTGCTCACCGAGGCCGCCATCAACGGCAAGGTGGACTACCTGCGCGGCCTCAAGGAGAACGTCATCATGGGCCGGCTCATCCCCGCCGGCACGGGCCTGCCGAACTACAAGCACCTCGACATCGAGGTGGAGAGCCCGACCGACGAGGTCAACGAGATGGAGGCCGCCCTCGCCGCCACGCACGGCGACGGCCCCCTGACGCCGCCGCCCTCCCGCCCGGAGGGCACCCAGACGACCGGCGCGGCCTAG